In Solanum lycopersicum chromosome 5, SLM_r2.1, the following are encoded in one genomic region:
- the LOC101245650 gene encoding uncharacterized protein isoform X1 — MDFQHQHPYNRPPPPPPPLPPPSMADPHYQLPHSQRPPVPAPGSWYSNQFQYHPTPQQSPPPPPPPPPQLQQWGPPPPPPPPFPGPPQGAYPHHHLQQQAQYPPPLPPRPHIPQSSPHGNQDWGSMNWGQQQNWGNSVAPSNEDWAAKARAWAADKAANDHQHQNSQFTHDSRPEQQSHYYEQYTQSADQHLQDMQQPPVLPSSNHHSITPVAPPQKPSFGHSQEPSFFSPGQSPYVLPYTARDGNFTGDSVASFPQQGNSSISPLVHQQEVPSSYSSIAGKEEAGNRHEAFYGSSPLPANSSHHHHAQLMPAPNKAAVMEERHYVMGPDLSDQPLDFAPRFSHEHDRHSQPYYVRADSGGSVGGADPVSTMPSNYVWPSSAAPGSAYPPLPPMPPVGSQVDPSVVGASPAPEHTASLFGRAQSSSFHPTVPSVGAHFGVGAGAALHPAAAFPADAYGISDRPKKAAVPNWLREEIIKKKAVITTSTAELPKEDSQSIEDEGVNKSYRKGDQADSKSIDSSRSTEDDDDDEVEVEAARTAAMNQEIKRVLTEVLLKVTDELFSEIATRVLSEEDLSVDVEQKTGASSQKVLTSVQAVTTPKASAKVLIPLKPKDTHSVNASEKSTSTSPVDLLGLANYASDDEDDNEIQSSDKQKTKEHGNGKSREESEDHDRSPANLEKNPQKMSPNVGTDDRSTRYSAHEDAGGSFKTESRVPEDKMPGGKDAVKTEKTSQTPDCKKTKIDHSRSEDKRDKPDKSGKREVRKGSGTNDNGMLTSSKDRKTEIDEGNHGNHEERLARKEKVGDLDGSKDIVKEKSRKSGEKAKESDSRKRPSPSNVKEERKEKGRDSRVGVAIDNGRKRERTKDEKREKSRRKDERGSSRRKRHRSSSNDSRGRESKDKSTRANDPSDESSDDSRRKAQPNRHRSPSPLRSRKRHVSRSPHSKHTQRRRSPYPASESIRYLVGCSYISLDIFQLSHPSA, encoded by the exons ATGGACTTCCAACATCAGCATCCGTACAATcgaccaccaccaccaccaccaccgtTACCACCACCGTCCATGGCGGATCCTCACTATCAGCTCCCGCATTCTCAACGACCACCGGTTCCGGCACCGGGTTCATGGTACTCGAACCAATTCCAATACCACCCAACCCCTCAGCAATCTccccctcctcctcctcctcctcctcctcagCTGCAACAGTGGGGtcctccccctccccctcctCCTCCGTTTCCTGGACCTCCTCAGGGAGCTTATCCACACCATCATTTACAACAACAGGCCCAGTATCCACCTCCTCTTCCCCCGCGGCCTCATATTCCCCAATCTTCTCCTCATGGAAATCAG GACTGGGGCAGTATGAACTGGGGTCAACAGCAAAATTGGGGAAACTCAG TAGCACCTAGCAATGAAGATTGGGCTGCAAAGGCCCGAGCATGGGCTGCTGACAAGGCTGCTAATGACCATCAGCACCAGAACTCGCAATTTACGCATGATAGCAGGCCAGAACAACAGAGTCATTACTATGAACAATATACTCAATCTGCTGATCAACATCTCCAAGACATGCAACAACCACCAGTTCTGCCGTCAAGTAATCATCACTCCATAACTCCTGTGGCACCTCCTCAGAAGCCATCGTTTGGCCATTCGCAGGAACCCTCATTCTTCAGCCCTGGGCAATCTCCTTATGTCCTACCTTATACTGCAAGAGATGGAAATTTCACCGGAGATTCAGTTGCTTCATTCCCTCAGCAAGGAAACTCATCCATAAGTCCATTAGTCCATCAGCAGGAGGTACCTTCTAGTTATTCTTCTATTGCag GTAAAGAAGAGGCTGGGAATCGACATGAGGCGTTCTATGGTTCTTCACCTTTGCCTGCCAACTCTTCACATCATCATCATGCCCAACTAATGCCAGCACCCAATAAAGCTGCAGTGATGGAAGAGCGTCATTACGTGATGGGTCCTGATCTTAGTGATCAGCCTTTGGATTTTGCACCTCGTTTTAGTCATGAGCATGACCGGCATTCCCAACCCTATTATGTTCGTGCTGATTCAGGAGGTTCTGTGGGGGGTGCTGATCCTGTTTCAACAATGCCTTCCAATTATGTGTGGCCTTCTTCTGCTGCTCCTGGTTCTGCATATCCTCCTCTTCCTCCAATGCCTCCAGTTGGGTCTCAG GTTGATCCTTCTGTTGTTGGAGCTTCTCCAGCCCCTGAACATACTGCATCACTCTTTGGAAGGGCACAGAGTTCAAGCTTCCATCCCACTGTCCCGTCAGTTGGTGCACATTTTGGTGTTGGTGCGGGGGCCGCTCTGCATCCTGCAGCAGCTTTCCCTGCTGATGCATATGGGATTTCTGATCGCCCTAAGAAG GCTGCTGTTCCAAACTGGCTTAGAGAGgaaataataaagaagaaagcTGTCATTACAACTTCAACTGCAGAGCTTCCAAAGGAGGATTCTCAATCTATTGAAGATGAAGGTGTCAATAAATCTTATCGGAAAGGTGACCAGGCTGATAGCAAAAGCATTGATTCTTCAAGGTCAAccgaggatgatgatgatgatgag GTTGAGGTGGAAGCAGCACGAACTGCAGCAATGAATCAAGAAATAAAGCGTGTCCTAACTGAAGTTCTTTTAAAG GTTACTGATGAGCTATTTAGTGAGATTGCGACAAGGGTTCTTAGCGAAGAGGATCTCTCTGTTGATG TTGAGCAAAAAACGGGTGCTTCAAGTCAGAAGGTGTTAACATCTGTTCAAGCTGTTACAACTCCCAAGGCCTCTGCCAAGGTTCTGATACCACTCAAACCTAAAGATACTCATTCTGTTAATGCCAGTGAAAAGTCTACTTCCACTTCTCCTGTGGATCTATTAGGTTTGGCTAACTATGCGTCAGATGATGAGGATGACAATGAAATCCAGAGTTCTGATAAACAAAAGACCAAAGAGCATGGAAATGGAAAATCACGTGAAGAATCCGAGGATCATGATAGATCTCCTGCCAACCTGGAGAAAAATCCTCAAAAAATGAGTCCCAATGTCGGCACTGATGACAGGTCAACTAGATATTCTGCACATGAAGATGCTGGGGGCTCCTTTAAGACTGAATCTAGAGTTCCAGAGGATAAGATGCCAGGTGGGAAGGATGCTGTGAAAACTGAAAAGACATCCCAGACTCCTGACTGCAAAAAGACTAAGATAGATCATTCCAGAAGCGAAGACAAAAGAGATAAGCCAGATAAGAGCGGTAAACGTGAAGTTAGAAAAGGTTCTGGCACAAATGATAATGGTATGCTTACAAGCTCAAAGGACAGAAAAACTGAGATAGATGAAGGAAACCATGGGAATCATGAGGAAAGACTAGCTAGAAAGGAAAAAGTGGGTGATCTAGATGGTTCAAAAGATATTGTGAAGGAGAAAAGCCGTAAGTCCGGGGAAAAAGCCAAGGAATCTGACTCAAGGAAAAGGCCTTCGCCTTCTAATGTcaaggaagaaaggaaggaaaaaGGAAGGGACAGCAGAGTTGGTGTTGCCATAGATAATGgtagaaaaagagagagaacgaaggatgaaaagagagaaaaatctaGACGTAAAGATGAAAGGGGCTCCAGCAGACGTAAAAGGCATCGTTCATCTTCTAATGATAGCAGGGGTAGAGAGAGCAAGGACAAGTCAACCCGTGCCAATGATCCCAGTGATGAATCTTCAGATGATTCTAGAag GAAGGCGCAACCAAATAGACACAGATCTCCATCACCACTAAGGTCAAGGAAAAG acaCGTTTCGCGGTCTCCTCATAGCAAGCACACTCAGCGCAGGCGTTCTCCTTACCCTGCTAGTGAAAGCATCAGGTATCTTGTTGGGTGTTCTTATATTTCTCTTGATATTTTTCAACTTAGTCATCCATCAGCATAG
- the LOC101245650 gene encoding uncharacterized protein isoform X3, with protein sequence MDFQHQHPYNRPPPPPPPLPPPSMADPHYQLPHSQRPPVPAPGSWYSNQFQYHPTPQQSPPPPPPPPPQLQQWGPPPPPPPPFPGPPQGAYPHHHLQQQAQYPPPLPPRPHIPQSSPHGNQDWGSMNWGQQQNWGNSVAPSNEDWAAKARAWAADKAANDHQHQNSQFTHDSRPEQQSHYYEQYTQSADQHLQDMQQPPVLPSSNHHSITPVAPPQKPSFGHSQEPSFFSPGQSPYVLPYTARDGNFTGDSVASFPQQGNSSISPLVHQQEVPSSYSSIAGKEEAGNRHEAFYGSSPLPANSSHHHHAQLMPAPNKAAVMEERHYVMGPDLSDQPLDFAPRFSHEHDRHSQPYYVRADSGGSVGGADPVSTMPSNYVWPSSAAPGSAYPPLPPMPPVGSQVDPSVVGASPAPEHTASLFGRAQSSSFHPTVPSVGAHFGVGAGAALHPAAAFPADAYGISDRPKKAAVPNWLREEIIKKKAVITTSTAELPKEDSQSIEDEGVNKSYRKGDQADSKSIDSSRSTEDDDDDEVEVEAARTAAMNQEIKRVLTEVLLKVTDELFSEIATRVLSEEDLSVDVEQKTGASSQKVLTSVQAVTTPKASAKVLIPLKPKDTHSVNASEKSTSTSPVDLLGLANYASDDEDDNEIQSSDKQKTKEHGNGKSREESEDHDRSPANLEKNPQKMSPNVGTDDRSTRYSAHEDAGGSFKTESRVPEDKMPGGKDAVKTEKTSQTPDCKKTKIDHSRSEDKRDKPDKSGKREVRKGSGTNDNGMLTSSKDRKTEIDEGNHGNHEERLARKEKVGDLDGSKDIVKEKSRKSGEKAKESDSRKRPSPSNVKEERKEKGRDSRVGVAIDNGRKRERTKDEKREKSRRKDERGSSRRKRHRSSSNDSRGRESKDKSTRANDPSDESSDDSRRKAQPNRHRSPSPLRSRKRHVSRSPHSKHTQRRRSPYPASESIRGRRSRSRSRSRSPNRRRR encoded by the exons ATGGACTTCCAACATCAGCATCCGTACAATcgaccaccaccaccaccaccaccgtTACCACCACCGTCCATGGCGGATCCTCACTATCAGCTCCCGCATTCTCAACGACCACCGGTTCCGGCACCGGGTTCATGGTACTCGAACCAATTCCAATACCACCCAACCCCTCAGCAATCTccccctcctcctcctcctcctcctcctcagCTGCAACAGTGGGGtcctccccctccccctcctCCTCCGTTTCCTGGACCTCCTCAGGGAGCTTATCCACACCATCATTTACAACAACAGGCCCAGTATCCACCTCCTCTTCCCCCGCGGCCTCATATTCCCCAATCTTCTCCTCATGGAAATCAG GACTGGGGCAGTATGAACTGGGGTCAACAGCAAAATTGGGGAAACTCAG TAGCACCTAGCAATGAAGATTGGGCTGCAAAGGCCCGAGCATGGGCTGCTGACAAGGCTGCTAATGACCATCAGCACCAGAACTCGCAATTTACGCATGATAGCAGGCCAGAACAACAGAGTCATTACTATGAACAATATACTCAATCTGCTGATCAACATCTCCAAGACATGCAACAACCACCAGTTCTGCCGTCAAGTAATCATCACTCCATAACTCCTGTGGCACCTCCTCAGAAGCCATCGTTTGGCCATTCGCAGGAACCCTCATTCTTCAGCCCTGGGCAATCTCCTTATGTCCTACCTTATACTGCAAGAGATGGAAATTTCACCGGAGATTCAGTTGCTTCATTCCCTCAGCAAGGAAACTCATCCATAAGTCCATTAGTCCATCAGCAGGAGGTACCTTCTAGTTATTCTTCTATTGCag GTAAAGAAGAGGCTGGGAATCGACATGAGGCGTTCTATGGTTCTTCACCTTTGCCTGCCAACTCTTCACATCATCATCATGCCCAACTAATGCCAGCACCCAATAAAGCTGCAGTGATGGAAGAGCGTCATTACGTGATGGGTCCTGATCTTAGTGATCAGCCTTTGGATTTTGCACCTCGTTTTAGTCATGAGCATGACCGGCATTCCCAACCCTATTATGTTCGTGCTGATTCAGGAGGTTCTGTGGGGGGTGCTGATCCTGTTTCAACAATGCCTTCCAATTATGTGTGGCCTTCTTCTGCTGCTCCTGGTTCTGCATATCCTCCTCTTCCTCCAATGCCTCCAGTTGGGTCTCAG GTTGATCCTTCTGTTGTTGGAGCTTCTCCAGCCCCTGAACATACTGCATCACTCTTTGGAAGGGCACAGAGTTCAAGCTTCCATCCCACTGTCCCGTCAGTTGGTGCACATTTTGGTGTTGGTGCGGGGGCCGCTCTGCATCCTGCAGCAGCTTTCCCTGCTGATGCATATGGGATTTCTGATCGCCCTAAGAAG GCTGCTGTTCCAAACTGGCTTAGAGAGgaaataataaagaagaaagcTGTCATTACAACTTCAACTGCAGAGCTTCCAAAGGAGGATTCTCAATCTATTGAAGATGAAGGTGTCAATAAATCTTATCGGAAAGGTGACCAGGCTGATAGCAAAAGCATTGATTCTTCAAGGTCAAccgaggatgatgatgatgatgag GTTGAGGTGGAAGCAGCACGAACTGCAGCAATGAATCAAGAAATAAAGCGTGTCCTAACTGAAGTTCTTTTAAAG GTTACTGATGAGCTATTTAGTGAGATTGCGACAAGGGTTCTTAGCGAAGAGGATCTCTCTGTTGATG TTGAGCAAAAAACGGGTGCTTCAAGTCAGAAGGTGTTAACATCTGTTCAAGCTGTTACAACTCCCAAGGCCTCTGCCAAGGTTCTGATACCACTCAAACCTAAAGATACTCATTCTGTTAATGCCAGTGAAAAGTCTACTTCCACTTCTCCTGTGGATCTATTAGGTTTGGCTAACTATGCGTCAGATGATGAGGATGACAATGAAATCCAGAGTTCTGATAAACAAAAGACCAAAGAGCATGGAAATGGAAAATCACGTGAAGAATCCGAGGATCATGATAGATCTCCTGCCAACCTGGAGAAAAATCCTCAAAAAATGAGTCCCAATGTCGGCACTGATGACAGGTCAACTAGATATTCTGCACATGAAGATGCTGGGGGCTCCTTTAAGACTGAATCTAGAGTTCCAGAGGATAAGATGCCAGGTGGGAAGGATGCTGTGAAAACTGAAAAGACATCCCAGACTCCTGACTGCAAAAAGACTAAGATAGATCATTCCAGAAGCGAAGACAAAAGAGATAAGCCAGATAAGAGCGGTAAACGTGAAGTTAGAAAAGGTTCTGGCACAAATGATAATGGTATGCTTACAAGCTCAAAGGACAGAAAAACTGAGATAGATGAAGGAAACCATGGGAATCATGAGGAAAGACTAGCTAGAAAGGAAAAAGTGGGTGATCTAGATGGTTCAAAAGATATTGTGAAGGAGAAAAGCCGTAAGTCCGGGGAAAAAGCCAAGGAATCTGACTCAAGGAAAAGGCCTTCGCCTTCTAATGTcaaggaagaaaggaaggaaaaaGGAAGGGACAGCAGAGTTGGTGTTGCCATAGATAATGgtagaaaaagagagagaacgaaggatgaaaagagagaaaaatctaGACGTAAAGATGAAAGGGGCTCCAGCAGACGTAAAAGGCATCGTTCATCTTCTAATGATAGCAGGGGTAGAGAGAGCAAGGACAAGTCAACCCGTGCCAATGATCCCAGTGATGAATCTTCAGATGATTCTAGAag GAAGGCGCAACCAAATAGACACAGATCTCCATCACCACTAAGGTCAAGGAAAAG acaCGTTTCGCGGTCTCCTCATAGCAAGCACACTCAGCGCAGGCGTTCTCCTTACCCTGCTAGTGAAAGCATCAG GGGAAGGAGGTCAAGGTCGAGATCAAGATCAAGGTCTCCTAATCGTAGGAGAAGATGA
- the LOC101245650 gene encoding uncharacterized protein isoform X6, producing the protein MDFQHQHPYNRPPPPPPPLPPPSMADPHYQLPHSQRPPVPAPGSWYSNQFQYHPTPQQSPPPPPPPPPQLQQWGPPPPPPPPFPGPPQGAYPHHHLQQQAQYPPPLPPRPHIPQSSPHGNQDWGSMNWGQQQNWGNSAPSNEDWAAKARAWAADKAANDHQHQNSQFTHDSRPEQQSHYYEQYTQSADQHLQDMQQPPVLPSSNHHSITPVAPPQKPSFGHSQEPSFFSPGQSPYVLPYTARDGNFTGDSVASFPQQGNSSISPLVHQQEVPSSYSSIAGKEEAGNRHEAFYGSSPLPANSSHHHHAQLMPAPNKAAVMEERHYVMGPDLSDQPLDFAPRFSHEHDRHSQPYYVRADSGGSVGGADPVSTMPSNYVWPSSAAPGSAYPPLPPMPPVDPSVVGASPAPEHTASLFGRAQSSSFHPTVPSVGAHFGVGAGAALHPAAAFPADAYGISDRPKKAAVPNWLREEIIKKKAVITTSTAELPKEDSQSIEDEGVNKSYRKGDQADSKSIDSSRSTEDDDDDEVEVEAARTAAMNQEIKRVLTEVLLKVTDELFSEIATRVLSEEDLSVDVEQKTGASSQKVLTSVQAVTTPKASAKVLIPLKPKDTHSVNASEKSTSTSPVDLLGLANYASDDEDDNEIQSSDKQKTKEHGNGKSREESEDHDRSPANLEKNPQKMSPNVGTDDRSTRYSAHEDAGGSFKTESRVPEDKMPGGKDAVKTEKTSQTPDCKKTKIDHSRSEDKRDKPDKSGKREVRKGSGTNDNGMLTSSKDRKTEIDEGNHGNHEERLARKEKVGDLDGSKDIVKEKSRKSGEKAKESDSRKRPSPSNVKEERKEKGRDSRVGVAIDNGRKRERTKDEKREKSRRKDERGSSRRKRHRSSSNDSRGRESKDKSTRANDPSDESSDDSRRKAQPNRHRSPSPLRSRKRHVSRSPHSKHTQRRRSPYPASESIRYLVGCSYISLDIFQLSHPSA; encoded by the exons ATGGACTTCCAACATCAGCATCCGTACAATcgaccaccaccaccaccaccaccgtTACCACCACCGTCCATGGCGGATCCTCACTATCAGCTCCCGCATTCTCAACGACCACCGGTTCCGGCACCGGGTTCATGGTACTCGAACCAATTCCAATACCACCCAACCCCTCAGCAATCTccccctcctcctcctcctcctcctcctcagCTGCAACAGTGGGGtcctccccctccccctcctCCTCCGTTTCCTGGACCTCCTCAGGGAGCTTATCCACACCATCATTTACAACAACAGGCCCAGTATCCACCTCCTCTTCCCCCGCGGCCTCATATTCCCCAATCTTCTCCTCATGGAAATCAG GACTGGGGCAGTATGAACTGGGGTCAACAGCAAAATTGGGGAAACTCAG CACCTAGCAATGAAGATTGGGCTGCAAAGGCCCGAGCATGGGCTGCTGACAAGGCTGCTAATGACCATCAGCACCAGAACTCGCAATTTACGCATGATAGCAGGCCAGAACAACAGAGTCATTACTATGAACAATATACTCAATCTGCTGATCAACATCTCCAAGACATGCAACAACCACCAGTTCTGCCGTCAAGTAATCATCACTCCATAACTCCTGTGGCACCTCCTCAGAAGCCATCGTTTGGCCATTCGCAGGAACCCTCATTCTTCAGCCCTGGGCAATCTCCTTATGTCCTACCTTATACTGCAAGAGATGGAAATTTCACCGGAGATTCAGTTGCTTCATTCCCTCAGCAAGGAAACTCATCCATAAGTCCATTAGTCCATCAGCAGGAGGTACCTTCTAGTTATTCTTCTATTGCag GTAAAGAAGAGGCTGGGAATCGACATGAGGCGTTCTATGGTTCTTCACCTTTGCCTGCCAACTCTTCACATCATCATCATGCCCAACTAATGCCAGCACCCAATAAAGCTGCAGTGATGGAAGAGCGTCATTACGTGATGGGTCCTGATCTTAGTGATCAGCCTTTGGATTTTGCACCTCGTTTTAGTCATGAGCATGACCGGCATTCCCAACCCTATTATGTTCGTGCTGATTCAGGAGGTTCTGTGGGGGGTGCTGATCCTGTTTCAACAATGCCTTCCAATTATGTGTGGCCTTCTTCTGCTGCTCCTGGTTCTGCATATCCTCCTCTTCCTCCAATGCCTCCA GTTGATCCTTCTGTTGTTGGAGCTTCTCCAGCCCCTGAACATACTGCATCACTCTTTGGAAGGGCACAGAGTTCAAGCTTCCATCCCACTGTCCCGTCAGTTGGTGCACATTTTGGTGTTGGTGCGGGGGCCGCTCTGCATCCTGCAGCAGCTTTCCCTGCTGATGCATATGGGATTTCTGATCGCCCTAAGAAG GCTGCTGTTCCAAACTGGCTTAGAGAGgaaataataaagaagaaagcTGTCATTACAACTTCAACTGCAGAGCTTCCAAAGGAGGATTCTCAATCTATTGAAGATGAAGGTGTCAATAAATCTTATCGGAAAGGTGACCAGGCTGATAGCAAAAGCATTGATTCTTCAAGGTCAAccgaggatgatgatgatgatgag GTTGAGGTGGAAGCAGCACGAACTGCAGCAATGAATCAAGAAATAAAGCGTGTCCTAACTGAAGTTCTTTTAAAG GTTACTGATGAGCTATTTAGTGAGATTGCGACAAGGGTTCTTAGCGAAGAGGATCTCTCTGTTGATG TTGAGCAAAAAACGGGTGCTTCAAGTCAGAAGGTGTTAACATCTGTTCAAGCTGTTACAACTCCCAAGGCCTCTGCCAAGGTTCTGATACCACTCAAACCTAAAGATACTCATTCTGTTAATGCCAGTGAAAAGTCTACTTCCACTTCTCCTGTGGATCTATTAGGTTTGGCTAACTATGCGTCAGATGATGAGGATGACAATGAAATCCAGAGTTCTGATAAACAAAAGACCAAAGAGCATGGAAATGGAAAATCACGTGAAGAATCCGAGGATCATGATAGATCTCCTGCCAACCTGGAGAAAAATCCTCAAAAAATGAGTCCCAATGTCGGCACTGATGACAGGTCAACTAGATATTCTGCACATGAAGATGCTGGGGGCTCCTTTAAGACTGAATCTAGAGTTCCAGAGGATAAGATGCCAGGTGGGAAGGATGCTGTGAAAACTGAAAAGACATCCCAGACTCCTGACTGCAAAAAGACTAAGATAGATCATTCCAGAAGCGAAGACAAAAGAGATAAGCCAGATAAGAGCGGTAAACGTGAAGTTAGAAAAGGTTCTGGCACAAATGATAATGGTATGCTTACAAGCTCAAAGGACAGAAAAACTGAGATAGATGAAGGAAACCATGGGAATCATGAGGAAAGACTAGCTAGAAAGGAAAAAGTGGGTGATCTAGATGGTTCAAAAGATATTGTGAAGGAGAAAAGCCGTAAGTCCGGGGAAAAAGCCAAGGAATCTGACTCAAGGAAAAGGCCTTCGCCTTCTAATGTcaaggaagaaaggaaggaaaaaGGAAGGGACAGCAGAGTTGGTGTTGCCATAGATAATGgtagaaaaagagagagaacgaaggatgaaaagagagaaaaatctaGACGTAAAGATGAAAGGGGCTCCAGCAGACGTAAAAGGCATCGTTCATCTTCTAATGATAGCAGGGGTAGAGAGAGCAAGGACAAGTCAACCCGTGCCAATGATCCCAGTGATGAATCTTCAGATGATTCTAGAag GAAGGCGCAACCAAATAGACACAGATCTCCATCACCACTAAGGTCAAGGAAAAG acaCGTTTCGCGGTCTCCTCATAGCAAGCACACTCAGCGCAGGCGTTCTCCTTACCCTGCTAGTGAAAGCATCAGGTATCTTGTTGGGTGTTCTTATATTTCTCTTGATATTTTTCAACTTAGTCATCCATCAGCATAG